The following coding sequences are from one Vicugna pacos chromosome 11, VicPac4, whole genome shotgun sequence window:
- the CALY gene encoding neuron-specific vesicular protein calcyon isoform X1, with protein MQGQGLPSTMVKLSCSFSGKSGKDPGDQDGAIMDSVPLISPLDVSQLQPSFADQVVIKTQTEYQLSSPDQSKKFSDLEAQKLSGSHSGHGRRVSTGRMLAFTLALLACVVIMYKAVWYDQFSCPDGFLLRHKICTPLTLEMYYTELDPERHRSILAAIGAYPMGRKHGTETPWVGGYRAFKETPKAPNRAGAAAAASEPSGKPSAKPSAKPSAKPSLKPSEKPSAQGEKEAAQVAGSALPPAPQ; from the exons ATGCAAG GACAAGGACTACCATCCACCATGGTGAAGCTGAGCTGCAGCTTCTCGGGGAAGTCAGGCAAAGACCCTGGGGACCAGGATGGGGCTATTATGGACAGCGTCCCCCTGATCAGCCCCCTGGATGTCAGCCAGCTGCAGCCATCCTTTGCTGACCAG GTGGTCATTAAGACACAGACGGAATACCAGCTGTCCTCCCCGGACCAGTCGAAGAAGTTCTCCGATCTGGAGGCCCAGAAACTGAGCGGCAGCCACTCGGGCCATGGGCGCAGG GTGTCCACGGGGAGGATGCTGGCATTTACCCTGGCGCTCCTGGCCTGCGTCGTGATCATGTACAAGGCTGTCTGGTACGACCAGTTCAGCTGCCCCGACGGCTTCCTGCTTCGG CACAAGATCTGCACCCCGCTGACTCTGGAGATGTACTACACCGAGCTGGACCCCGAGCGTCACCGCAGCATCCTGGCGGCCATTGGGGCCTACCCAATGGGCCGCAAGCACGGCACGGAGACGCCGTGGGTTGGGGGCTACCGCGCCTTCAAGGAGACGCCCAAGGCACCCAACCGGGCGGGCGCAGCGGCCGCCGCTTCGGAGCCCTCCGGGAAGCCTTCCGCCAAGCCCTCCGCCAAGCCCTCCGCCAAGCCTTCCCTGAAGCCCTCGGAGAAGCCCTCCGctcagggagagaaagaggcGGCGCAGGTGGCGGGGAGCGcgctgcccccagccccccagtGA
- the PRAP1 gene encoding proline-rich acidic protein 1 produces the protein MKRLLLVIGLVAVLPWEAGSVLIPQVLLKTKGKVSTEQDTKEAWGVRAMEPLEKDNQLMGLLVAPKVAAAPWEGEQGAKDILGPEPDRDSLYHSWLEEPQEEAGVRALVLPSHQVLEGPEEDRDHIYHPRES, from the exons ATGAAGAG ACTCCTCCTGGTCATTGGCCTGGTGGCTGTGTTGCCATGGGAGGCAGGCTCAGTCTTGATACCCCAG GTCCTTCTCAAGACCAAAGGCAAAGTCAGCACGGAGCAGGACACAAAGGA GGCCTGGGGTGTCCGAGCAATGGAGCCTCTGGAGAAGGACAACCAGCTCATGGGGCTGCTTGTGGCACCAAAGGTCGCAGCTGCCCCCTGGGAGGGGGAGCAAG GTGCCAAGGACATCCTGGGCCCTGAGCCCGACCGTGACAGCCTGTATCACAGCTGGCTGGAGGAGCCCCAGGAGGAGGCGGGGGTCAGGGCTCTGGTGCTGCCATCTCACCAGGTGCTCGAAGGGCCAGAGGAGGACCGAGACCACATCTACCATCCCAGGGAGTCCTAA
- the CALY gene encoding neuron-specific vesicular protein calcyon isoform X2: MVKLSCSFSGKSGKDPGDQDGAIMDSVPLISPLDVSQLQPSFADQVVIKTQTEYQLSSPDQSKKFSDLEAQKLSGSHSGHGRRVSTGRMLAFTLALLACVVIMYKAVWYDQFSCPDGFLLRHKICTPLTLEMYYTELDPERHRSILAAIGAYPMGRKHGTETPWVGGYRAFKETPKAPNRAGAAAAASEPSGKPSAKPSAKPSAKPSLKPSEKPSAQGEKEAAQVAGSALPPAPQ; encoded by the exons ATGGTGAAGCTGAGCTGCAGCTTCTCGGGGAAGTCAGGCAAAGACCCTGGGGACCAGGATGGGGCTATTATGGACAGCGTCCCCCTGATCAGCCCCCTGGATGTCAGCCAGCTGCAGCCATCCTTTGCTGACCAG GTGGTCATTAAGACACAGACGGAATACCAGCTGTCCTCCCCGGACCAGTCGAAGAAGTTCTCCGATCTGGAGGCCCAGAAACTGAGCGGCAGCCACTCGGGCCATGGGCGCAGG GTGTCCACGGGGAGGATGCTGGCATTTACCCTGGCGCTCCTGGCCTGCGTCGTGATCATGTACAAGGCTGTCTGGTACGACCAGTTCAGCTGCCCCGACGGCTTCCTGCTTCGG CACAAGATCTGCACCCCGCTGACTCTGGAGATGTACTACACCGAGCTGGACCCCGAGCGTCACCGCAGCATCCTGGCGGCCATTGGGGCCTACCCAATGGGCCGCAAGCACGGCACGGAGACGCCGTGGGTTGGGGGCTACCGCGCCTTCAAGGAGACGCCCAAGGCACCCAACCGGGCGGGCGCAGCGGCCGCCGCTTCGGAGCCCTCCGGGAAGCCTTCCGCCAAGCCCTCCGCCAAGCCCTCCGCCAAGCCTTCCCTGAAGCCCTCGGAGAAGCCCTCCGctcagggagagaaagaggcGGCGCAGGTGGCGGGGAGCGcgctgcccccagccccccagtGA
- the LOC107033828 gene encoding uncharacterized protein, which yields MPMGSCPEEEGAAPAIPPLKAGEKYHLFVSYSSVDAAWTHGLISRLEVDHAGLKVCLHERDFMPGRNVLENMADCIHQSQKVLLVLSQDFVQSRWCLLEADLSLFGSCLEQKPVIPVLLRPCQVPLYLSHLTYLEATDGRFYHKVVQLLCTPNQRVARPLGLRSAPSLYSGKTLLTLDCINRESLPSWRVGTFSTLAVPDPLKPVLEDPEVYRHAVGILNGVQSPRSCLRYLGCRITLGIFLILLSLVSILLPLVLGLSPNQPPQRLLLITANIFFCPFFMILGINTLCWFRRFSKRKTRELDLRVGEANLLLAPHSVLMGSKTMNRLHFVYVVLGDCREAFLEAPGGEALFREALVQFSSSYACCLAHAHFPDSEDAPGAPGHLELGLCFCRFVSLQLRRQGWLRAPPV from the coding sequence ATGCCCATGGGTTCCTGTCCCGAGGAGGAAGGTGCGGCCCCTGCCATCCCCCCGCTGAAGGCTGGCGAGAAGTACCACCTGTTCGTGAGTTACAGCAGCGTGGACGCCGCGTGGACCCATGGGCTCATCAGTCGCCTGGAGGTGGACCACGCAGGGCTGAAGGTCTGCCTGCATGAGCGGGACTTCATGCCGGGCAGGAACGTTCTGGAGAACATGGCCGATTGCATCCACCAGAGCCAGAAGGTGCTGCTGGTCCTGAGCCAGGACTTCGTGCAGAGCCGGTGGTGCTTGCTGGAGGCCGACCTGTCCctctttggctcctgcctggagCAGAAGCCGGTCATCCCGGTCCTGCTAAGGCCCTGCCAGGTCCCGCTGTACCTCAGCCACCTGACCTATCTGGAGGCCACGGACGGCCGCTTCTACCACAAGGTGGTGCAGCTCCTGTGCACACCCAACCAGCGCGTGGCACGCCCCCTGGGCCTGCGCTCGGCCCCCTCCCTCTACAGCGGGAAGACCCTGCTGACCCTGGACTGCATCAACAGGGAAAGCCTGCCCTCCTGGAGAGTGGGCACCTTCAGCACCCTGGCCGTCCCGGACCCCTTGAAGCCGGTGCTGGAGGACCCCGAGGTGTACAGGCATGCTGTGGGCATCCTGAATGGGGTGCAGTCACCTCGGTCCTGCCTCCGGTACCTGGGCTGCAGGATCACACTGGGCATCTTCCTGATTCTCCTCTCCTTAGTATCAATCCTCCTCCCTTTGGTTTTGGGGCTCTCGCCAAACCAGCCTCCTCAGCGGCTCCTCCTGATCACTGCCAACATATTTTTCTGCCCCTTCTTTATGATCTTAGGCATTAACACTTTGTGCTGGTTCAGAAGGTTTTCTAAGAGGAAGACGCGGGAGCTGGATCTCAGGGTGGGTGAGGCCAACCTGCTGCTGGCGCCCCACTCGGTGCTGATGGGCAGCAAGACCATGAACAGGCTCCACTTCGTGTACGTTGTGctgggggactgcagggaggCCTTCCTGGAGGCGCCGGGTGGCGAGGCCCTGTTCCGGGAGGCCCTGGTGCAGTTCTCATCCAGCTACGCCTGCTGCCTGGCCCACGCGCACTTCCCCGACTCCGAGGACGCTCCCGGGGCTCCGGGCCACCTGGAACTGGGCCTGTGCTTCTGCCGGTTCGTCTCTCTGCAGCTGAGGAGACAAGGGTGGCTCAGGGCTCCCCCTGTGTGA